Part of the Streptomyces sp. NBC_01408 genome is shown below.
TGGTCCTCGAAGCGGTACGCGCCGTCCGGCTTGCCCGAACGGCCCATGCCGATGAGGTCCGGGGCCAGGACGCGCACCCCGCCGCCGATCCGGGGGAGCACGCCCCGCCACAGGTGGGAGGAGGTGGGGTTGCCGTGCAGGAACACGTAGGGGACACCGCGGACGCCTTCGTCGCGGTCCTCGTAGTACATCGTCGAGTCGAGTACGTCGATCGTGGGCACGGGAGGCCCCTCTCGCTCATCGTTCGGGTGACTAACGTTCGTGACACGAACGAAGTTATACCGTTAGTGCCACCAACGCAACGGATAGGCTTCGCCCCATGACGACGGAAGAGGACCGGACCGTTCCCGCGAGGCTGCGCAAGCTGCCCAGCCGACTGCTGGGGCAGGCCGCGGCGAACGCGCAGCGACTGGTGGCCGAGGGACTGAGTGGGGCAGATGCCCGTAATTGGCACTATGCGGTGTTGGTCACCTTGGAGGAGTTCGGACCCGCGAGCCAGGCCGCGTTGAGCACCCGTACCACCATCCACCGCAGCGACCTCGTCGCCGTCATCAACGAACTCGCCGAGCGCGAGCTGGTCGAGCGGGCGCCCGACCCCGAGGACCGCAGGCGCAATGTCATCACCCTCACACCGCTGGGCCGAAGGCGGCTGCGCAAGCTGGAACAACTGCTGGACGCCGCCCAGGAGGAGCTCCTGGCCCCCCTGTCCGCGCCGGAACGGGAGCAGCTCGTACACCTGCTCGGCCGTATCGTCGCGCACCGCTCCGGGGCCGGACCCACCATGGGAGCTGACGGTCGGTAACACCCGTTCGCCACACCCGGTGCAAGCCGCATCTCATATCTGAGATAACGTGCACCCATGGCAGACGACTACCTCGTACGCATCGGCAAGCTCATCCGTGACGCCCGGCAGCACCGGGGCTGGACACAGAGTCAGCTCGCCGACGCACTCGGCACCAGCCAGAGTGCCGTGAACCGCATCGAGCGCGGCAATCAGAACATCAGCCTTGAGATGATCGCCCGCATCGGTGAAGCACTCGACAGCGAGATCGTCTCTCTGGGCTACGCCGGCCCGATGCATCTGCGGGTCGTCGGAGGCCGCCGGCTGTCCGGTGCCATCGACGTCAAGACGAGCAAGAACGCGTGCGTCGCCCTGCTGTGCGCCTCCCTGCTCAACAAGGGCCGTACGGTGCTGAGGCGGGTGGCCCGCATCGAGGAGGTCTACCGCCTCCTGGAGGTCCTGAACTCCATCGGCGTCCGCACCCGCTGGATCAACGACGGCGTGGATCTGGAGCTGATCCCGCCGGCCCGCCTCGACATGGAGGCCATGGACGCCGACGCGGCGCGCCGGACCCGGAGCATCATCATGTTCCTGGGCCCCCTGCTGCACCGGATGGACAGCTTCCGCCTGCCCTACGCCGGTGGCTGCGACCTCGGCACCCGCACCATCGAGCCGCACATGATCGCCCTGCGCCGCTTCGGCCTGGACATCACCGCGACCGAGGGCATCTACCACGCGAAGGTCGCGGCCGGGGTCTCCCCCGACCGGCCGATCGTGCTGACCGAGCGCGGGGACACGGTCACCGAGAACGCGCTGCTGGCCGCCGCGCGGCACGACGGTGTCACCGTCATCCGCAACGCCTCCTCCAACTACATGGTCCAGGACCTGTGCTTCTTCCTGGAGGCGCTCGGGGTCGAGGTCGAGGGCGTCGGCACCACCACGCTCACCGTCCACGGCATCCCGAACATCGACGTGGACGTGGACTACTCCCCCTCCGAGGACCCGGTCGAGGCGATGAGCCTGCTCGCCGCCGCGGTCGTCACGGAGTCGGAGCTGACCATCCGCCGGGTCCCGATCGAGTTCATGGAGATCGAGCTCGCGGTGCTGGAGGAGATGGGCCTCGACCACGACCGCTCGGCGGAGTACCCGGCGGACAACGGCCGTACCCGTCTGGTGGACCTGACGGTGCGCCCCTCCAAGCTCGAAGCCCCGATCGACAAGATCCACCCCATGCCCTTCCCCGGGCTGAACATCGACAACGTCCCGTTCTTCGCGGCCATCGCCGCCGTCGCCCAGGGCCAGACCCTGATCCACGACTGGGTGTACGACAACCGGGCCATCTACCTGACGGACCTGAACCGCCTCGGCGGCCGCCTCCAGCTCCTGGACCCCCACCGCGTCCTGGTCGAGGGCCCCACCCGCTGGCGCGCGGCGGAGATGATGTGCCCGCCGGCCCTACGCCCGGCGGTGGTCGTCCTCCTGGCGATGATGGCGGCGGAGGGCACCTCGGTGCTCCGCAACGTCTACGTCATCAACCGCGGGTACGAGGAACTGGCCGAGCGCCTCAACTCGGTCGGCGCGCAGATCGAGATCTTCCGGGACATCTAGAAGGTGGGGTGCGTGGGCAAGATTCGGGCCTGCTGTGACGCCCCCCCTCACCACCCACTGACCTGCGCCCCCGGCGCCTTCCACTCCTTGTGCAGCGACTGTGCAGCGCAGGAATCGAATACTGAAGCACCGTCAGCTCCGCCTGAACCTCCGCCACTCCTCACGGAACGTGGCGGGGGTTCAGGCGCTTCCGGACCGAATTGCAAGTCAGTGGCGTGCTGCGGTTCCTGATGGACCGTCTTCCGCTACATAGGGTGGTGGCACTTTGTCGCGCCCTCGTCATGCCGTTCGGGGTGATCCCGGCGGCTGAGACGATGCCGCCCGGTTACTGTGCAGTCATGTGCGGACCGCACCTCTCCTCGGACGGGTGGCCACAGCCCTGGAGTGCTTCAGCCGACGTCTGCACCCGGTTGGACATCACGTTTGCCCGGACCGCGCTGGACTTCCACGGCCTCGATTCCCTGGAAGCGGCCCACTGGCAGGAAGGGATCGAGCACGCGCAACAGGACCGCGTCCGCTCAGGTTTCGACCGGATTTAGGGGGCGTGCCAATCCCTCGCCTCCACGAGCAGGGGCTTCGTCGTTGTTGGCGACTCATCCTGCGTACCGACCGGTACAAGATTCAATCGAACCAGGCGAAGAAAAGCATTGCCACCGTCCTCGCCGGCATCTGGTTCCTGACGCCCTTCCTCGGCGACCCACCGGAGAAGAACACCGCCAATGCCAAGCCGCAGCCCGCCGTCACCGCTGCGGCCACGCCACTGGCAAGCACTTCGCCTACGCCAACGCCAACAAAAAGCGCGGAACCTCAGATGCCCACCGTTGTGGGCAAGCCCTTCGGGGAGGCGGAGAAGGCCGTCGAGGACCTGATCGACAAGAAACTCACGGCGCTCAGCGCGTACAACGACGTAGAGCTTCCCGCTGCCTACGCGGACTGGGTCGTCTGCTTCCAGGGCCCCGAGGGCGGCGTGAAGCTTTTCCCGGCGTACGCGAACACCAGCGTGTACCTCGTCGCCCCCGGCACGGCATGTCCGGCCGAGAAGAACACTGGCCTCCACCCGAAGCCAGCACCCACCCCAGCGCAGCCCAGATCAGGAACGCGCACGCACCCACCCCCAGCAGACCGACCGGAATCAGTACAGCGAGCAGCCATCCAGGCATGACGTCCCCCAGACACCTTTTTTGCACCCGGTTTAACCAGCGTAGGCGCCCCCATTGACACCGCCTCGGGACAAGTCACCGCCTCGTCGCGGGGGCTTCTGCATGTTGAGATCCCGTGGCCAAGGCCCACCGCCTGCCGCGCTCCGGCGGTACCTTCGCGTCAGAAGCGATCGCAGATCGGGGTGGTGGGTGTGAGCGGGTACATCGAGGAGCAGGAGCGGATCGGGCAGCGGGTCCGGCGTCAGAGGCTCTCCGTCGGGATGACTCAGGCCGACCTCGCCGCTGCGCTCGGGCGGACTCAGGGGTGGGTGTCCAAGCTGGAGAAGGGCCGGATCGAGCTGGACCGGGCCGGTCTGATCAACGCCGTGGCCGCCGCGCTGCATTGCCACCCGAACACCCTGATCGAGCGGCCGTACACGAGCGGCGGCGCCGAGACCAAGTGGCAGGTGTCCGCGGCCTCGATCTTGCGAGAACTGCGCCGCTATGACCTGGCGCCCGTCTTCGACGGCACTCCACGCCCCTCCGAGGTTCTGTGGCACGACATGCAGCGCCTGCTGCGGCTCCGCGACGCCGCGGCGAACGGCGCCGTGCTGAGTGAACTGCCGGACATGCTGCGAGAGGCCCGAGCCCTTGCCGAGGTGTCCACCGGCCACGAGCGTGAAGAGGCGTTCGCGATCTACGCCGTGTGCTGCAAGTTCGCCCACACCGCCGCCCATGCCCTCGGACACCCCGAGCTGGTCGCCATGACCTGCGAGCGGGCCACGTGGTCCGCTCAGCTCTCCGGCGACCCGGTTATGCCCGCAATGGCATTGTGGATGCGGATGTGGGACACGTGGGCCTCCGCCGACTGGGACGACGCGCTCGCCCTCGGGGACAAGGCCCTCACCGGCATCGAGACGGAATACGAAGCCGGGGACCCGCTGGCCCTGCGCATGTGGGGCGCCCTGCACCTGAGGGCCGCGATCTCGTACGCGAGGGGCAGGAACGTCGCCGGGTCGGATGAACGGCTGGCCCTGGCCCGTACCGCGGGCGAGCGGGTCAACGCCTACGTCGGGCCCGAAATTCATGACCGGCACTCCGTCACGTTCAGCCTCGGCAACGTAATCATTCACAGCGTCAGCGCCGCCCTGGAGATGAGCGACCAGACCAAGGCCCTCCGCCTCAACCGCGAGGCGGACCCCGCGCACATCGCGGTGCTCCCGAACTCCCGCCTCGGGCACCACCACATGGACCTTGCCCGCGCGTGGCTGTGGGACGGAAACCGGGACCAGGCCCTGACCGAGCTGGAGACCGCCGAACGCATCGCCCCGCAGCTGGTCCGCAACCACCCCGTCGCGCGGGCGACTTTGCGGAAGATCATCTACGCCGAGCGGACGGCTACCCGTCAGCGTCTGCGCGGCATGACCGGACGTTTTTCGCTGGACTGATCAGCGGGTATTCCACGGATTCATATTCGCCTGTAGCGGGCCGCCTACGGTCCGCTACATGACCTCGACGCGTCGCACTGACCATGACCGCGTACGACAGCAGGCGGACGACCCTGACCCCCGCTGGCCCCTGCGCGGCGATCTCGCGTACGACACCGGCACTTCCCGCACGGGCGTGGTCATAGACATCCCCGAGGACACCGGCACCACGGTCTACCGCCTGTGCCCCGAGGGCG
Proteins encoded:
- a CDS encoding MarR family winged helix-turn-helix transcriptional regulator — its product is MTTEEDRTVPARLRKLPSRLLGQAAANAQRLVAEGLSGADARNWHYAVLVTLEEFGPASQAALSTRTTIHRSDLVAVINELAERELVERAPDPEDRRRNVITLTPLGRRRLRKLEQLLDAAQEELLAPLSAPEREQLVHLLGRIVAHRSGAGPTMGADGR
- a CDS encoding UDP-N-acetylglucosamine 1-carboxyvinyltransferase encodes the protein MADDYLVRIGKLIRDARQHRGWTQSQLADALGTSQSAVNRIERGNQNISLEMIARIGEALDSEIVSLGYAGPMHLRVVGGRRLSGAIDVKTSKNACVALLCASLLNKGRTVLRRVARIEEVYRLLEVLNSIGVRTRWINDGVDLELIPPARLDMEAMDADAARRTRSIIMFLGPLLHRMDSFRLPYAGGCDLGTRTIEPHMIALRRFGLDITATEGIYHAKVAAGVSPDRPIVLTERGDTVTENALLAAARHDGVTVIRNASSNYMVQDLCFFLEALGVEVEGVGTTTLTVHGIPNIDVDVDYSPSEDPVEAMSLLAAAVVTESELTIRRVPIEFMEIELAVLEEMGLDHDRSAEYPADNGRTRLVDLTVRPSKLEAPIDKIHPMPFPGLNIDNVPFFAAIAAVAQGQTLIHDWVYDNRAIYLTDLNRLGGRLQLLDPHRVLVEGPTRWRAAEMMCPPALRPAVVVLLAMMAAEGTSVLRNVYVINRGYEELAERLNSVGAQIEIFRDI
- a CDS encoding helix-turn-helix domain-containing protein encodes the protein MSGYIEEQERIGQRVRRQRLSVGMTQADLAAALGRTQGWVSKLEKGRIELDRAGLINAVAAALHCHPNTLIERPYTSGGAETKWQVSAASILRELRRYDLAPVFDGTPRPSEVLWHDMQRLLRLRDAAANGAVLSELPDMLREARALAEVSTGHEREEAFAIYAVCCKFAHTAAHALGHPELVAMTCERATWSAQLSGDPVMPAMALWMRMWDTWASADWDDALALGDKALTGIETEYEAGDPLALRMWGALHLRAAISYARGRNVAGSDERLALARTAGERVNAYVGPEIHDRHSVTFSLGNVIIHSVSAALEMSDQTKALRLNREADPAHIAVLPNSRLGHHHMDLARAWLWDGNRDQALTELETAERIAPQLVRNHPVARATLRKIIYAERTATRQRLRGMTGRFSLD